Proteins from a genomic interval of Rattus norvegicus strain BN/NHsdMcwi chromosome 2, GRCr8, whole genome shotgun sequence:
- the Gng5 gene encoding guanine nucleotide-binding protein G(I)/G(S)/G(O) subunit gamma-5, translating to MSGSSSVAAMKKVVQQLRLEAGLNRVKVSQAAADLKQFCLQNAQHDPLLTGVSSSTNPFRPQKVCSFL from the exons ATGTCGGGTTCTTCTAGCGTCGCCGCCATGAAGAAGGTGGTTCAGCAACTCCGGCTGGAGGCCGGGCTCAACCGCGTGAAG GTTTCCCAGGCAGCTGCAGACTTGAAACAGTTCTGTCTGCAGAATGCTCAACATGACCCTCTGCTGACTGGAGTGTCTTCAAGTACAAATCCCTTCAGACCCCAGAAAGTCTGCTCCTTTTTGTAG